The following are from one region of the Rhipicephalus microplus isolate Deutch F79 chromosome 1, USDA_Rmic, whole genome shotgun sequence genome:
- the LOC119178522 gene encoding uncharacterized protein LOC119178522, which translates to MFAQLLVLALASAAYAGFVGPAVAVGGYGHGGYGGYGGYGGYGYGGYGHGGYGQVAVAAAAPVVKAVAAPVVAKTVVQDVYAAQPYKFGYEINDGHGNHQSRHEVADAHNNRVGSYSFTDNYGRHRSVHYVADGHGFRASVKTNEPGTAASHPAAAVYQTPHAVKAAPVAVAAAPAYHAPVAVAAAPVAKVAAAPVAVAAAPVAVGYYGGYGHGGYGGYGHGYGHGYGYH; encoded by the exons ATGTTCGCTCAG CTCCTCGTCCTGGCTCTGGCTTCGGCCGCCTACGCCGGCTTTGTCGGCCCCGCTGTCGCCGTTGGCGGCTACGGCCACGGTGGCTATGGCGGCTACGGCGGCTATGGTGGATACGGCTACGGTGGATACGGACACGGTGGATACGGACAGGTCGCTGTTGCTGCTGCCGCCCCCGTCGTCAAGGCTGTCGCTGCCCCCGTTGTCGCCAAGACCGTTGTCCAGGACGTCTAT GCTGCCCAGCCCTACAAGTTCGGTTATGAGATCAACGACGGACACGGCAACCACCAGAGCCGTCACGAGGTCGCTGATGCCCACAACAACCGTGTCGGATCCTACAGCTTCACCGACAACTACGGCCGCCACCGTAGCGTGCACTACGTTGCTGACGGACATGGCTTCCGCGCTTCCGTGAAGACCAACGAGCCTGGAACCGCCGCCTCCCACCCCGCTGCCGCCGTCTACCAGACCCCCCACGCCGTGAAGGCTGCCCCCGTCGCCGTCGCCGCTGCCCCCGCCTACCACGCCCCCGTCGCCGTCGCTGCTGCCCCCGTCGCTAAGGTCGCTGCTGCCCCCGTTGCCGTCGCTGCTGCCCCCGTTGCCGTCGGCTACTATGGAGGCTACGGTCACGGCGGCTATGGCGGCTATGGTCACGGCTACGGCCACGGCTACGGCTACCACTAA